A genomic stretch from Natronomonas gomsonensis includes:
- the rdfA gene encoding rod-determining factor RdfA, translated as MTKCKIEIVADRYDLDASEGRYGTVDERLLTRWTGADGRDPDGYRTLTEWFNKRLLKSVYDEYGRDTTGTRVSSDYAALTGDDKLLQEEVMDDLRADGIDPERVQSDMVSWSTMREHLNSCLDGEKEVKNSESDWERRSLEVAKSLTRSKVRDALSSLDTKDELPEGNRAEIEIQILLSCPDCPIRIPIEDAVERGFVCKDHFPVAPSVGVES; from the coding sequence ATGACTAAATGCAAAATCGAGATCGTCGCCGACAGGTACGACCTCGATGCGTCCGAGGGTCGGTACGGGACCGTTGACGAGCGTCTTCTGACCCGTTGGACTGGTGCGGACGGACGCGACCCCGACGGATACCGGACGCTCACTGAGTGGTTCAACAAACGGTTGCTCAAGTCCGTCTACGACGAGTACGGGCGGGACACGACCGGGACACGGGTGAGTAGCGATTACGCGGCGCTGACCGGGGACGACAAACTCCTCCAAGAAGAGGTGATGGACGACCTCCGAGCCGACGGAATCGACCCAGAGCGGGTCCAAAGCGACATGGTCTCTTGGAGCACAATGCGAGAACACCTCAACTCATGCCTCGATGGCGAGAAAGAAGTCAAGAACTCAGAATCGGACTGGGAGCGCCGCAGCCTTGAGGTTGCAAAGAGCCTCACCCGGTCGAAGGTTCGGGATGCGTTGTCTTCTCTTGATACGAAGGACGAGTTGCCCGAAGGCAATCGGGCTGAAATCGAGATTCAGATTCTCCTGAGTTGTCCGGACTGCCCGATTCGGATTCCGATTGAGGATGCCGTTGAGCGGGGGTTCGTCTGCAAGGACCACTTCCCGGTCGCGCCGTCTGTGGGGGTGGAGAGCTAA
- a CDS encoding Tfx family DNA-binding protein, producing MEIDTTVLTDRQVEVIELREQGYTQQEVANELGTTDSNVSAIERAAEKNIEKARRTLELLRTIRAPAQFTVSSGTEFNELVDQVYAHGDDAGVKIRYCRPELYAHLYSLLKEVAHESRLCTEVRVGLTTEGDVKVFSE from the coding sequence GTGGAAATAGATACGACAGTACTGACTGACCGGCAAGTCGAGGTGATAGAACTCCGGGAACAGGGGTACACGCAACAAGAAGTCGCTAACGAGTTGGGGACCACGGACTCAAATGTGAGTGCTATCGAGCGGGCAGCCGAAAAAAACATCGAGAAAGCACGTCGGACGCTTGAACTCCTCCGTACGATTCGTGCACCTGCACAATTCACCGTTTCGTCAGGGACTGAGTTCAACGAACTCGTCGACCAAGTATACGCTCACGGTGACGACGCAGGGGTGAAAATTCGCTACTGTCGCCCCGAACTCTACGCACACCTGTACAGCCTCCTCAAAGAGGTTGCTCATGAGAGTCGTTTATGCACCGAAGTTAGAGTCGGGCTGACTACGGAAGGGGATGTGAAGGTATTCTCTGAATAG
- a CDS encoding archaea-specific SMC-related protein, with the protein MTWNLEFENIAGIREGAASLEPGINAVRGTNWQGKSSFVTAIETVMGTETVLTEGEDSGAVQLETAAETYRVELNRDGETIVRSGEPYLESEKARVTASLYAFLDDTNDVREAVRQDDNLETVLTRPLDLENIDERIAELSRERDQVETELQRAEKAAEQLSDTQVTIERLEDELEELETRREDIKEGRQDEESVSDRRDELSDAKAKRDSVEKRIERLEQTIDRTTEKLEEKREELDALEVPAEDEDLASRIKERKDRLNRVEQDAELLQSVYAPTKRLIDEDRVELITDIDRDLLEDSIHCWTCGSETSKAAVEENLDALGERISELREQANEYRSEVTDLQERQEKVKQAQRRESDLEDEIARLESTIEERETSLEGARERREELASRIDELSEIVEAEDDELTEVESQIKYTETRLEEVQEELETLESQAEQRDTLEAERKEMTDEINRLRDRKSEIKRRTREAFDDAIQDILAKFDVGFEMVRLTSEFELVVARDGREASLDALSEGELELLGIVAALAGYEAFDATDDIPVMLLDGLGGLADENLQTLIQYLEDRVDFLVFTTYPETTSFEANTIDPREWSVVSPMTAN; encoded by the coding sequence ATGACCTGGAACCTTGAATTCGAGAACATCGCTGGCATTCGCGAAGGTGCTGCGTCGCTCGAACCCGGAATCAATGCTGTCCGCGGGACCAACTGGCAGGGGAAGTCCAGCTTCGTAACCGCCATCGAGACAGTGATGGGAACGGAGACGGTCCTAACGGAAGGCGAGGACTCCGGTGCGGTCCAGCTAGAAACCGCCGCGGAGACTTATCGGGTCGAACTCAACCGCGATGGGGAGACGATTGTCCGGTCGGGTGAACCCTATCTCGAATCCGAGAAGGCGCGAGTAACTGCGTCGCTGTATGCCTTCCTTGACGATACAAACGATGTCCGCGAGGCAGTACGCCAAGATGACAACCTTGAGACTGTGCTCACTCGGCCGCTAGACCTAGAGAACATCGATGAACGAATTGCCGAATTAAGTCGGGAACGCGACCAGGTCGAGACAGAACTCCAGCGTGCCGAGAAGGCAGCCGAACAACTCTCGGACACCCAAGTGACGATAGAGCGCCTAGAGGACGAACTTGAGGAGCTGGAAACGCGGCGCGAGGACATCAAAGAGGGGCGTCAAGACGAGGAGTCGGTTTCGGACCGTCGCGACGAACTAAGTGATGCGAAAGCCAAACGTGACTCCGTTGAGAAGCGCATCGAGCGGCTTGAGCAGACAATCGACCGGACCACAGAGAAACTCGAAGAAAAGCGCGAGGAACTAGATGCCCTTGAGGTTCCGGCGGAAGACGAGGATTTAGCGAGCCGAATCAAGGAACGCAAGGACCGCCTGAACCGCGTCGAACAGGACGCGGAGCTACTGCAGTCGGTGTACGCACCGACCAAGCGCCTCATCGATGAGGACCGGGTAGAGCTGATTACAGACATCGATCGGGACCTCCTTGAGGACTCGATTCACTGCTGGACGTGTGGCTCCGAGACAAGCAAAGCGGCTGTTGAAGAGAATCTCGACGCTCTTGGTGAACGAATCTCGGAACTCAGAGAACAGGCGAACGAGTACCGGAGCGAGGTCACGGACTTGCAGGAACGTCAAGAGAAGGTAAAGCAGGCCCAACGCCGTGAATCCGACCTCGAGGACGAAATCGCACGCCTCGAATCCACGATCGAAGAGCGCGAGACGAGCCTTGAGGGGGCCCGGGAGCGACGCGAGGAACTGGCGAGCCGGATCGACGAACTCTCGGAGATTGTCGAGGCTGAGGACGACGAATTGACCGAAGTCGAGAGCCAGATTAAGTACACGGAGACGCGGCTCGAAGAGGTCCAGGAGGAACTTGAGACGCTCGAATCGCAGGCCGAGCAGCGTGACACCCTTGAGGCCGAGCGCAAGGAGATGACCGACGAAATCAATCGGCTGCGCGACCGGAAGTCGGAGATTAAACGGCGGACACGCGAAGCTTTCGACGACGCTATTCAGGATATTCTCGCGAAGTTCGACGTCGGATTCGAGATGGTTCGGCTCACTTCGGAATTCGAACTCGTTGTTGCCAGAGACGGCCGAGAGGCCAGCCTCGACGCCCTGAGTGAAGGCGAACTTGAACTGCTTGGCATCGTCGCAGCATTGGCTGGCTATGAAGCCTTCGACGCCACCGACGACATCCCGGTAATGCTTCTCGACGGTCTCGGCGGCCTTGCCGACGAGAATCTGCAGACGCTGATTCAGTATCTCGAGGACCGGGTTGACTTCTTGGTCTTCACGACCTATCCCGAGACGACTTCGTTCGAGGCGAACACGATTGATCCCCGAGAGTGGTCCGTCGTCTCGCCGATGACTGCGAACTGA
- a CDS encoding CaiB/BaiF CoA transferase family protein, with the protein MVGEAKSSETDVGPLDGLTVLDASRVLVGPFCTMQLGDLGAEVVKVEHPKGGDQTRGWHPPTYGDSEESAYYMSVNRNKRSITLNLASEDGRDLFRELAAKADVVVENFRVGQMDEWDLGYQDLRAENPELIYCSLSGYGEWGPDRDRPAYDIIMQAEGGMMSITGAEDGPPVRIGVAIADIGAGMYAAQAILAALLERELGDGTGQKVDVSLLDGQVAWMTYMASNYFATGESPGRMGSKHPTIAPYQAFPTTDGYVVVAVASENIWPRFCKAMDRPDLVADERFETNADRVENRDDLDAIIEAEISAYTTADMLKLLDEHGVPASDVKEMAEVFDNPQVQARGMYRTISHPTAGEVEMPGSPMHFSRTPTSIRQYPPALGEQTEAILRELGYSSEEIERLREEDVL; encoded by the coding sequence ACGATGCAACTGGGAGACCTCGGCGCGGAAGTCGTCAAGGTCGAACATCCGAAAGGGGGCGACCAGACCCGTGGCTGGCACCCGCCAACCTACGGCGACAGCGAGGAGAGCGCCTACTACATGAGCGTCAACCGGAACAAGCGCTCTATCACGCTCAACCTCGCCAGTGAAGATGGACGGGACCTGTTCCGCGAACTCGCCGCGAAGGCTGACGTAGTCGTCGAGAACTTCCGTGTCGGACAGATGGACGAGTGGGATCTGGGCTATCAGGACCTCCGCGCGGAGAACCCCGAACTGATCTACTGCTCGCTGTCGGGATACGGCGAGTGGGGCCCGGATCGGGACCGTCCGGCCTACGACATCATCATGCAGGCCGAGGGCGGTATGATGTCGATTACCGGCGCGGAAGACGGCCCGCCGGTCAGAATCGGCGTGGCCATCGCGGATATCGGGGCGGGGATGTACGCCGCACAGGCCATCTTGGCTGCGCTCCTAGAGCGGGAACTCGGCGACGGCACCGGTCAGAAGGTCGACGTCAGCCTGCTTGACGGCCAGGTTGCCTGGATGACCTACATGGCCTCGAACTATTTCGCGACCGGCGAATCGCCCGGGCGGATGGGGAGCAAACATCCCACCATTGCCCCCTACCAAGCGTTCCCGACCACCGACGGCTACGTCGTGGTGGCTGTGGCTTCCGAAAACATCTGGCCACGGTTCTGTAAGGCGATGGACCGGCCGGATCTCGTGGCAGACGAACGGTTTGAGACGAACGCCGACCGTGTCGAGAATCGAGACGACCTCGACGCGATTATCGAGGCCGAAATCTCGGCGTACACGACCGCAGATATGCTCAAACTGTTGGACGAGCACGGTGTCCCAGCCTCGGATGTCAAGGAAATGGCGGAAGTCTTCGACAATCCACAGGTGCAGGCCAGAGGGATGTACCGGACTATCTCTCACCCTACGGCTGGCGAGGTGGAGATGCCGGGAAGTCCCATGCACTTCTCGCGGACGCCGACATCGATCAGACAGTACCCACCCGCACTGGGTGAACAGACAGAGGCCATCCTTCGTGAACTCGGTTACTCGAGCGAGGAGATTGAACGACTGCGAGAAGAAGACGTGCTGTGA